A portion of the Poecile atricapillus isolate bPoeAtr1 chromosome 7, bPoeAtr1.hap1, whole genome shotgun sequence genome contains these proteins:
- the RGS8 gene encoding regulator of G-protein signaling 8 isoform X3, with protein sequence MAALLIPRRNRGMRTRLGCLSHKSDSYNDFTAILPDKPNRALKLSTEEATRWAESFDVLLSHKYGLAAFRAFLKTEFSEENLEFWLACEDFKKTRSAAKLASKAQRIFEEFIDVQAPREVNIDFQTRELTRRNVQEPSLSCFDQAQGKVHSLMEKDSYPRFLRSKIYTDLLSQTQRRLS encoded by the exons ATGGCTGCCTTACTGATCCCACGGAG GAACAGAGGGATGAGGACTCGCCTGGGCTGCCTGTCTCACAAATCAGACTCATATAATGATTTCACAGCTATTCTTCCGGACAAGCCCAACCGGGCTTTGAA ACTGTCAACAGAAGAAGCGACGAGATGGGCAGAATCTTTTGATGTCCTTTTGTCCCATAAAT ATGGGCTGGCAGCTTTCCGTGCTTTCCTGAAGACAGAGTTCAGCGAGGAGAACCTGGAGTTCTGGCTGGCCTGCGAGGACTTCAAGAAGACGCGCTCGGCGGCCAAGCTGGCCTCCAAGGCCCAGCGCATCTTCGAGGAGTTCATCGACGTGCAGGCCCCTCGGGAG GTGAACATAGACTTCCAGACTCGGGAGCTGACGAGAAGAAATGTGCAGGAGCCCTCCCTCTCTTGCTTTGACCAAGCTCAGGGGAAGGTGCACAGCCTGATGGAGAAAGACTCGTACCCCAGGTTCCTGAGATCCAAAATTTACACAGACCTGCTGTCTCAGACCCAGAGGAGGCTCAGCTAG
- the RGS8 gene encoding regulator of G-protein signaling 8 isoform X2 produces the protein MAALLIPRRNRGMRTRLGCLSHKSDSYNDFTAILPDKPNRALKRLSTEEATRWAESFDVLLSHKYGLAAFRAFLKTEFSEENLEFWLACEDFKKTRSAAKLASKAQRIFEEFIDVQAPREVNIDFQTRELTRRNVQEPSLSCFDQAQGKVHSLMEKDSYPRFLRSKIYTDLLSQTQRRLS, from the exons ATGGCTGCCTTACTGATCCCACGGAG GAACAGAGGGATGAGGACTCGCCTGGGCTGCCTGTCTCACAAATCAGACTCATATAATGATTTCACAGCTATTCTTCCGGACAAGCCCAACCGGGCTTTGAA AAGACTGTCAACAGAAGAAGCGACGAGATGGGCAGAATCTTTTGATGTCCTTTTGTCCCATAAAT ATGGGCTGGCAGCTTTCCGTGCTTTCCTGAAGACAGAGTTCAGCGAGGAGAACCTGGAGTTCTGGCTGGCCTGCGAGGACTTCAAGAAGACGCGCTCGGCGGCCAAGCTGGCCTCCAAGGCCCAGCGCATCTTCGAGGAGTTCATCGACGTGCAGGCCCCTCGGGAG GTGAACATAGACTTCCAGACTCGGGAGCTGACGAGAAGAAATGTGCAGGAGCCCTCCCTCTCTTGCTTTGACCAAGCTCAGGGGAAGGTGCACAGCCTGATGGAGAAAGACTCGTACCCCAGGTTCCTGAGATCCAAAATTTACACAGACCTGCTGTCTCAGACCCAGAGGAGGCTCAGCTAG
- the RGS8 gene encoding regulator of G-protein signaling 8 isoform X4, translated as MRTRLGCLSHKSDSYNDFTAILPDKPNRALKRLSTEEATRWAESFDVLLSHKYGLAAFRAFLKTEFSEENLEFWLACEDFKKTRSAAKLASKAQRIFEEFIDVQAPREVNIDFQTRELTRRNVQEPSLSCFDQAQGKVHSLMEKDSYPRFLRSKIYTDLLSQTQRRLS; from the exons ATGAGGACTCGCCTGGGCTGCCTGTCTCACAAATCAGACTCATATAATGATTTCACAGCTATTCTTCCGGACAAGCCCAACCGGGCTTTGAA AAGACTGTCAACAGAAGAAGCGACGAGATGGGCAGAATCTTTTGATGTCCTTTTGTCCCATAAAT ATGGGCTGGCAGCTTTCCGTGCTTTCCTGAAGACAGAGTTCAGCGAGGAGAACCTGGAGTTCTGGCTGGCCTGCGAGGACTTCAAGAAGACGCGCTCGGCGGCCAAGCTGGCCTCCAAGGCCCAGCGCATCTTCGAGGAGTTCATCGACGTGCAGGCCCCTCGGGAG GTGAACATAGACTTCCAGACTCGGGAGCTGACGAGAAGAAATGTGCAGGAGCCCTCCCTCTCTTGCTTTGACCAAGCTCAGGGGAAGGTGCACAGCCTGATGGAGAAAGACTCGTACCCCAGGTTCCTGAGATCCAAAATTTACACAGACCTGCTGTCTCAGACCCAGAGGAGGCTCAGCTAG